In Methylotenera sp. L2L1, the following proteins share a genomic window:
- a CDS encoding tyrosine-type recombinase/integrase codes for MIENLTAQTKIILQPIGYGVTKHSIRRAILLDSRSGLPCEFPTLYIYRNLGQKSLNTHLAILRDLAFFLEWTLIKKSRNPDWMSPETRVKNNLIALTKREIDDFSGWCDFTSKELARIRSIDNSRIHSIPSGNLVDISTSNSRLRNLCNYLIWLTEDFIEGLLNIDDDSLVKSEKYKNIIFKSFEKNYKSDKKPAPIYSLDSKQTATFKHAIYSDELFSNTNHGIRDRLIARFLYETGLRSGECLKLKCTDILDNYEIVPGKFIGIIRVKHKPNDSLDPRPKEPASKTLSGDISVSKNLTNDLIKYITNERRLAISMSPKVKEHQYLFVCHSGPTIGEPISQRNLNRVISKLKSLKDFPEWFSPHTLRHTHFNEIANLAYSKGKDVRSILIQRGRWTNTSTMPSRYSQRHIIDQTAELIQERDRILDGE; via the coding sequence ATGATTGAAAACCTAACTGCGCAAACTAAAATTATTCTTCAACCAATCGGCTACGGAGTTACCAAGCACTCCATCAGAAGAGCAATTCTTTTAGATTCTCGCAGTGGCCTACCTTGTGAGTTTCCAACTTTATATATATATAGAAATTTGGGTCAAAAAAGCCTTAACACTCATCTTGCAATTCTTAGAGATTTAGCATTTTTCTTAGAATGGACGTTAATAAAAAAATCAAGAAATCCAGATTGGATGTCCCCAGAAACCCGAGTAAAAAATAATTTAATTGCACTAACAAAAAGAGAAATTGATGATTTCAGTGGTTGGTGCGATTTCACGTCAAAAGAATTAGCTAGAATTCGTTCAATCGATAATTCAAGAATTCATAGTATTCCATCAGGTAATTTAGTTGATATTTCCACCTCCAATTCTCGTTTAAGAAATTTATGCAACTATCTAATATGGCTTACTGAAGACTTTATTGAAGGTCTACTAAATATTGATGATGACTCTCTAGTGAAAAGTGAGAAATATAAGAATATAATTTTCAAATCTTTTGAAAAAAATTATAAGTCTGATAAAAAGCCTGCCCCGATTTACTCTTTGGATTCAAAGCAAACTGCAACATTTAAGCACGCAATTTATTCCGATGAGCTTTTTAGTAATACAAACCACGGGATTAGAGATAGATTGATTGCTAGGTTTCTTTATGAAACTGGACTGAGATCAGGAGAATGCCTCAAGTTAAAGTGTACTGATATTTTAGATAACTACGAGATAGTTCCTGGCAAGTTTATAGGGATAATAAGAGTCAAGCATAAACCAAATGATAGTTTGGACCCAAGGCCTAAAGAGCCTGCATCTAAAACTCTTTCAGGTGATATATCCGTTAGCAAAAATTTAACTAATGATTTAATCAAATACATTACCAATGAAAGAAGGCTTGCAATATCAATGAGCCCTAAAGTGAAAGAACACCAATACCTCTTTGTTTGCCATAGTGGTCCAACAATTGGAGAACCAATCTCACAACGTAACTTAAACAGAGTTATATCTAAACTAAAGTCTTTAAAAGATTTTCCAGAATGGTTCTCACCACATACTTTGAGGCACACTCACTTTAATGAAATAGCAAATCTTGCATATTCAAAAGGAAAAGATGTAAGAAGCATCTTGATACAACGAGGTAGATGGACTAATACATCTACAATGCCTTCGAGATATAGTCAAAGACATATAATCGACCAAACAGCAGAACTAATTCAAGAAAGGGACCGCATTCTTGACGGCGAATAA